The genomic DNA GCTAATTTTATATTTCCATTTTTCATAAAAATATCTCCTTTAATATTTTCAACTATGTTCGTCCAAGAATCATCTTTAATTTCTTCGATAATTTTCATTGCATCTTTATTTTGATTTTGTTGTATTTTTATTTGTGACATTCTCAATCTTAAAATATTTTTTAAATTTTCTTCTTTTGTGTATTTTAAGCTGTTTTCTAATTGAATAAATGCTTTTTCTAAATTATTTTTTAAAATATATTGTTTTGATAGCGATAAAGAAATTAAAGTACCATAAATATTTTTGTTTTCTATTATAAATTTTTCTATTTTTTTAAAATCTAAATTCTTTCTTGCATGTATTTCTTTTAATATTTCTTGATAATTATTTTTATATGAATTTTGTATATTATTTTTTGGTTTGATCTT from Buchnera aphidicola (Aphis aurantii) includes the following:
- a CDS encoding YfgM family protein, coding for MHLTQHNHIKKPFFSKKKFFLIIVILIFVLIILFFKIKPKNNIQNSYKNNYQEILKEIHARKNLDFKKIEKFIIENKNIYGTLISLSLSKQYILKNNLEKAFIQLENSLKYTKEENLKNILRLRMSQIKIQQNQNKDAMKIIEEIKDDSWTNIVENIKGDIFMKNGNIKLAIQAWEKSKYFEKSKISKEIINIKINEAQNQ